One Rhododendron vialii isolate Sample 1 chromosome 2a, ASM3025357v1 genomic region harbors:
- the LOC131317497 gene encoding uncharacterized protein LOC131317497, whose protein sequence is MKLEYGCAAMSTTPQKKLMCYCYSGGERMVNGDGVLGKYSGGVSEATIIEEGISFDELVTKVCSRMDISHEGKTLFYSTSRDKSKHLRIRDEDGVAMLFHLNDDEVDIYVQEDTVNHLPCNLSSRESNFLSCSPSTGGGGTCSHSEGSLAVCHEMGLVPYSQQRGEDILTGDGQLFDNPSLFKKAVILFSVLNKFTFKYLDNSRSYYRLVCVIDGCPWKLTARSQGKSELIRVIKLNNEHLHTAHDTASFKPRIRAKEMGMIFKDKLLVQPKLLPRSICKDFELAFHSPLTYSQGWRTKERARKLISSPISMTYHLVPWMCERLIQSIPNTRAVWTSNVDGKFSQLFVAYGCSITGFLSGCRPMLFIDACFLTGPYRGSCMSAVAYDANDQLFPVAYAVVSSENYEDWLWFMQNLKETVGDKAIVLVTNRNISLLRAVNEVLGEEFNAWCVRHVKENFSKFATGKGLRGNPKSSALDLFTKIAYARDHRLYGVYMTKLFGVSPELAKWVEDNGPQHWSNAFFPHRRWNKLYTNIVESFNNWILKLRDLDIIQFIKGHVNITSELNG, encoded by the exons ATGAAACTGGAATATGGTTGTGCTGCCATGTCGACGACACCTCAAAAGAAGTTGATGTGCTATTGTTATTCCGGTGGTGAGCGCATGGTGAATGGAGATGGTGTGTTAGGGAAATATTCGGGTGGTGTTTCTGAAGCCACAATCATCGAAGAGGGCATATCATTTGACGAGTTAGTTACAAAAGTTTGCTCCCGTATGGATATTAGCCACGAGGGGAAGACTTTATTTTATAGTACTTCTAGGGACAAGTCAAAGCATTTGCGTATTAGGGATGAAGATGGTGTTGCTATGTTGTTCCATTTAAATGATGATGAGGTTGACATTTATGTACAAGAAGATACTGTTAATCATTTGCCTTGCAACTTAAGCAGCAG GGAGTCAAACTTCTTAAGTTGTAGCCCCTCTACTGGTGGTGGAGGAACTTGTTCTCATAGTGAAGGTAGCCTGGCTGTTTGCCACGAAATGGGTTTGGTGCCATACTCCCAACAACGAGGTGAAGACATCCTAACTGGGGACGGCCAATTGTTTGACAACCCCAGCCTCTTTAAGAAGGcagttattttattttctgtgtTGAACAAGTTCACATTCAAGTATTTGGACAATAGTCGTTCATATTATAGGTTGGTTTGCGTCATTGATGGTTGTCCATGGAAGCTAACGGCTAGATCGCAAGGCAAGTCTGAACTTATTAGAGTGATCAAGCTGAACAACGAACATTTGCACACTGCACACGACACGGCTTCTTTCAAACCAAGGATTCGGGCAAAAGAGATGGGTATGATTTTCAAGGACAAACTACTTGTGCAGCCCAAGCTCCTCCCGAGGAGCATATGCAAGGACTTTGAGTTAGCGTTCCATAGTCCCCTAACTTACTCGCAGGGATGGAGGACTAAGGAACGTGCCCGTAAATTGATAAGTAGCCCAATTTCGATGACGTATCACTTAGTGCCGTGGATGTGTGAACGACTTATACAATCGATTCCAAATACAAGGGCAGTTTGGACTTCGAATGTGGATGGCAAGTTCAGCCAACTTTTTGTCGCTTATGGTTGTAGCATTACGGGCTTCTTGTCGGGATGTCGACCCATGTTGTTTATTGATGCCTGTTTCTTGACTGGTCCTTATCGAGGTAGTTGCATGTCTGCAGTCGCGTATGATGCGAATGATCAGTTGTTCCCCGTTGCATATGCTGTTGTATCATCTGAGAATTATGAGGATTGGCTATGGTTCATGCAGAATTTGAAGGAAACTGTTGGCGATAAAGCAATTGTGTTAGTCACCAACCGCAATATTTCGTTGTTAAGGGCAGTGAACGAGGTGCTTGGCGAGGAATTTAACGCATGGTGTGTTCGCCACGTGAAGGAGAATTTTAGTAAGTTTGCCACCGGAAAAGGATTGAGGGGGAACCCAAAGAGTTCTGCATTGGACCTCTTCACAAAAATTGCGTATGCAAGAGATCATCGACTCTATGGGGTGTACATGACCAAATTATTTGGTGTGTCACCTGAGTTGGCAAAGTGGGTTGAAGACAATGGTCCACAACACTGGTCAAATGCCTTTTTTCCGCACCGGAGGTGGAACAAATTGTATACGAATATTGTTGAAAGCTTCAACAATTGGATATTAAAACTGAGAGACTTGGACATCATTCAATTCATCAAGGGGCACGTGAACATAACTTCTGAATTGAatggttga